A window of Macrotis lagotis isolate mMagLag1 chromosome X, bilby.v1.9.chrom.fasta, whole genome shotgun sequence contains these coding sequences:
- the TFIP11 gene encoding tuftelin-interacting protein 11, whose product MSLSHLYREGEGAIDEEEDEMENFEITDWDLQNEFNPNRQRHWQTKEEATYGVWAERDLEDERPSFGGKRSRDFSAPVNFISAGLKKAAEDADEEDSDEEEKPVKQEDFPKDFGPKKLKTGGNFKPSQKGFVGGAKSFTDFGSWERHTKGIGQKLLQKMGYVPGKGLGKNAQGIINPIEAKQRKGKGAVGAYGSERTTQSVQDFPVVDSEEEAEEEFQKELSQWRKDPSGGKKKPKYSYKTVEELKAKGRIGKKLSAPQKEISQVKVIDMTGREQKVYYSYSQISHKHNIPEDGVQQQQLPPPGKDVKPQAFALPELEHNLQLLIDITEQEIIQNDRQLQYERDMVVNLTHELEKMSEVLSHEETVITNLSKVLEMVEECERRMQPDCSDPLTLDECAKIFETLQDKYYEEYRMSDRVDLAVAIVYPLMKDYFKDWDPLKDCTYGTGIIAKWKSLLENDQILSHGGQDLAADAFHRLIWEMWMPFVRNIVTQWQPRNCDPMVDFLDSWVHIIPVWILDNILDQLIFPKLQKEVENWNPLTDTVPIHSWIHPWLPLMQSRLEPLYSPIRNKLSSALQKWHPSDSSAKLILQPWKDVFTPGSWEAFMVKNIVPKLGMCLNELIINPHQQHMDAFYWVIDWEGMISVSSLVGLLEKHFFPKWLQVLCSWLSNSPNYEEITKWYLGWKSMFSDQVLAHPSIKDKFNEALDIMNRAVSSNVGAYMQPGARENIAYLTHTERRKDFQYEAMQERREAENMAQRGIGVAASTVPMNFKDLIQTKAEEHNIVFMPVIGKRHEGKQLYTFGRIVVYIDRGVVFVQGEKTWVPTSLQSLIDMAK is encoded by the exons ATGTCGCTGTCTCATCTCTACCGAGAAGGTGAAGGAGCCATTGATGAGGAAGAAGATGAGATGGAGAACTTTGAGATCACGGACTGGGACCTCCAGAACGAATTCAACCCAAATCGTCAGCGTCATTGGCAAACCAAGGAGGAGGCCACATATGGAGTGTGGGCTGAGCGGGACCTTGAAGATGAACGGCCCAGCTTTGGAGGCAAACG TTCCCGAGATTTTTCTGCTCCGGTGAATTTCATTAGTGCTGGACTGAAGAAGGCTGCTGAGGACGCAGATGAGGAGGATTCCGATGAGGAAGAGAAGCCTGTTAAGCAGGAGGACTTCCCTAAAGATTTTGGaccaaaaaagctaaaaaca GGTGGCAATTTTAAACCTAGCCAGAAAGGATTTGTAGGTGGAGCCAAATCTTTCACAGACTTCGGCAGCTGGGAAAGGCACACCAAAGGAATAGGACAGAAGCTTTTGCAGAAGATGGGCTATGTCCCAGGAAAGGGCCTGGGAAAGAATGCGCAAG GTATCATTAATCCAATTGAAGCcaaacagagaaaaggaaagggtgcTGTGGGCGCCTATGGCTCAGAACGGACCACTCAGTCAGTGCAAGACTTCCCTGTGGTTGACTCAGAAGAGGAGGCCGAGGAG GAGTTCCAGAAGGAGCTTAGCCAATGGAGGAAAGATCCCAGCGGAGGCAAGAAGAAACCTAAGTACTCCTATAAGACAGTTGAAGAGTTGAAGGCAAAAGGCAGAATTGGCAAGAAACTCTCTGCCCCCCAGAAGGAGATTTCCCAGGTTAAG GTGATTGATATGACCGGCCGGGAGCAGAAGGTTTATTACAGCTACAGCCAGATCAGCCACAAACACAACATCCCCGAGGATGGTGtccagcagcagcagctgccACCACCAGGCAAAGATGTAAAGCCACAGGCCTTTGCCCTGCCCGAGCTGGAGCACAACCTCCAGCTTCTCATTGATATCACGGAGCAGGAAATCATCCAGAATGACCGGCAGCTGCAATATGAGAGAGACATGGTTGTCAACCTTACCCACGAACTGGAGAAAATGTCTGAGGTGCTATCCCATGAAGAGACAGTGATCACCAACCTCAGTAAGGTATTGGAGATGGTGGAAGAATGTGAGCGAAGGATGCAGCCTGACTGCAGTGATCCACTCACACTGGATGAGTGTGCCAAGATATTTGAAACTCTCCAGGATAAGTACTATGAGGAGTATCGCATGTCTGACCGGGTGGACCTGGCTGTGGCCATTGTCTATCCCCTCATGAAAGATTACTTCAAGGACTGGGATCCTCTAAAG GACTGCACTTATGGCACTGGTATCATCGCCAAATGGAAGAGCCTTTTGGAAAATGATCAGATCCTATCTCATGGGGGCCAAGACCTGGCAGCAGATGCTTTCCACAG GCTCATTTGGGAAATGTGGATGCCTTTTGTTCGAAATATCGTGACTCAGTGGCAGCCGAGGAACTGTGACCCAATGGTGGATTTTTTGGATAGTTGGGTCCATATTATTCCTGTGTGGATCTTGGATAACATACTGGACCAGCTTATCTTCCCCAAACTGCAGAAGGAG GTTGAAAATTGGAACCCTCTGACAGACACGGTTCCCATTCACTCCTGGATTCATCCCTGGCTTCCCCTCATGCAGTCACGCTTGGAGCCTTTGTACTCCCCGATCCGGAACAAGTTATCCAGTGCTCTGCAGAAATGGCATCCCAGTGATTCCTCGGCCAAGCTTATCCTCCAGCCCTGGAAGGATGTGTTTACCCCAGGCTCCTGGGAGGCTTTTATGGTCAAAAACATTGTGCCCAAATTAG GGATGTGTCTTAATGAACTAATCATTAACCCTCACCAGCAGCACATGGATGCTTTTTATTGGGTCATTGACTGGGAAGGGATGATCTCTGTCTCCAGCCTAGTAGGACTCCTCGAGaaacattttttccctaaatggCTTCAG GTCCTCTGCTCCTGGCTCAGTAATAGTCCAAATTATGAAGAGATCACCAAATGGTACCTGGGTTGGAAGTCCATGTTCTCAGACCAAGTTTTGGCACATCCGTCTATAAAGGACAAATTTAACGAAGCACTCGATATCATGAACAGAGCTGTGTCTTCCAATGTCG GTGCCTATATGCAACCTGGAGCTCGGGAAAACATTGCCTACCTCACTCACACAGAGCGGAGGAAAGACTTCCAGTATGAAGCCATGCAAGAGCGCCGGGAAGCAGAGAACATGGCCCAGAGGGGCATAGGTGTGGCAGCCAGCACCGTGCCCATGAACTTCAAAGACCTCATTCAGACCAAGGCTGAAGAACATAACATTGTTTTCATGCCTGTTATTGGGAAGAGGCATGAAGGGAAACAGCTGTACACTTTTGGGCGGATTGTGGTCTATATTGACCGGGGTGTTGTGTTTGTACAAGGGGAGAAGACTTGGGTCCCGACGTCCCTTCAAAGTCTGATCGATATGGCAAAGTAG